atataatttcaAGCTGTggctatgtaaaaaaaaaaagttcattttttttataatatttttaatctgaTCATTCAAAAAGAAGAgaccaaaataatattttaaagagAGAATAAGAAATGGAGGGCTTTTCTTAGTCTTTTTCTAGGAAAATTAGGATAAATCGCCCTAATTTTTCTCTCTCCCCTCCGTGTTGTAAGGGTAACGGTCCAATTTTTCCTTCTCTTCCCCAACCCCCCTCCTGTTATATAACCCCCAAGTGCGCAAAcgagatggaggaagaggaggagaaaaggaGTCACCTTTTCCCGTCGAATCGTCTTCGGTGAGAATCTTCTGTCCTCCCCCTTCACTTGACGTCCTGGGAGATACATCCAATGGCCCGGTTTTTGATCTCTAATTCCCGTTTTGTTTGCAGATGTTTTGACCAGATCGAATCGGAGACGAAGAAAAGGAGGAGGCTTCCTCTTGTTCGCGTTCTTGACCCTCTCGAATTACATCACGAGTTTAGTTTCCAGACCTCTCTCTCGATTTGAAATTTGTTTCCTTTATATGGTTTTGGTTTTCGACCTCAATCATTGCTCCTCTGTTTCTTTAGGTTGATACAcaagagaagaggaaggagacgAAAAGAGAAGTGGTATGTCTTTTTGCTATGATGTCTTTCTTCAAATTGGGTTTGGAAATTGTGTTTCCTTTGTCATTTTCTTGTGATTTCTTCTGATTTTGacgatatatcttttttttttgttggaattAATGTTGTTCAGGGATCTTTTTGTTGATGTTAGTTGTATTCTATTAACTACTTGGATTATGATTTGAGATTGTCTTCTTCTCAAAAGACTGCCTCAGTCTATGTGACTCTTAATTTGTCTTGGTCTATgttccttgccttctttgattatGTGACTTTCTCCTGTAAAGCTATTCCGGTGCTCAAGTACTAAGATTTGCCCTTTGTTTCTTTCAGCCTGACTCTCTACCATTTTCAAACGTTGTTGCTTTAAGATTTTCTATGTTTGGGATATACGTTGGCTTGGGTCTTTCCTCTTTATCCATTTTTCAGTCTTTTTCCATGCtgtattatttcttttttttgtgaataTGATATGCTCTTCTTAATGTAATAAGATTTCAGATAATGTGTTATCAAGCCTTGTAATTTGTTGTGTTTGATTATTTACCTTCGTCGTCCACATATCTTTCGTTGAGATGATCTATGTAGTTCATATTCCCTTTCTCCCCCTATTTATTTGTTCTATTACCAGATACTGAATTGGATCACTATTTTTCCTAGCTTATCATTTCTGTAAATGATCATCCTGGTGGGTTTCTCATATATCTTCTCCACCACATGCTTAGTTTTGAGTTATTATCCAGTGGTGAAACTGCTCTTGGATGCATTGGCTTGCTGTGCAGATCTGCATAATCTTCTTGATGGAGTTTATGTTTGTTAATGGTTCTCATTAATATACTCTCTGTCTTGTAAATCCTTTATCTTTATTTATTAAAGTTTACATGATTATTATTCATATCTCTCTTTGCCTTATAGCTAAGATCCATTGATTGCCTTCTGATTGTGTTGGTAGGTACAAAAAAAATGGAGATCACAGTTGACTGGGGTCACTAAAATCCTTGGTTCCTGAATCTGTACCTATCACTTCTTTGCTTGAATCCGACACCACCAAGATGCCTGTATCTAGGGGTGCCAAGCAACGTTCTTCTGACCCTGCTTTATCGAAGCCCAACCCTTTTGATTCAGATTCTGAATCTGAAATGAATCCTAAACATGGAATGTCTTCCTCAGGCACAGCAACTGGTaagaaaaatccgaaaagctcctcTAGATGATGAAAATGAAGGAAGAAAGGCCTCATCTTCTTCATATTCATACTCAGCTTCTGCAGCTGCAAGAAACAGATATAAGAACGATTTCCGTGATGAAGGAGGGTTGGAGAACCAATCTGTGCAGGAACTGGAAAGTTATGCTGCATACAAGGCTGAAGAAACTACACAAAAAGTAAATGACTGTCTCAAGATTGCTGAAGTCATAAGGGAAGATGCTTCAAACACACTCGTGATGCTGCATCAGCAAGGGGAGCAGATCACTCGGACTCATGAAACTGCTGTTAGCATTGATCAAGACCTTAGTCGGGTATTCGTTCTATACCTTTATATCTCTTTGTGCATCAAATTTTTGTACATTCAAGATCATAATATAGGGACACAAAGTCAATCTGAAAATGAGCTACAAGATGTGTGCAGCGTTCATACATTTCATATGATATTGTTTGTAATTATGCCGGATATTGTTCTTGTTGTATAAGCCGATAGAAAGGTAACTTATTGGTACTGATGGTGGAGATTTTCTGAGTCATGGCATTCTTTGCAGGGTGAGAAACTTTTGGGGAGTCTGGGGGGCTTTTTCTCTAGACCTTGGAAGCCAAATAAAGCTCACCAAATAAAGGGTCCGGCTCCTACAACAGGTATGTACATATAAAAGAACCAGTAAAACAAGACTAATTTTGGTTGGTGTCTGTGCTTGATTTGGTACTCCTTCATTCAGATGATTCATTGTCGAAGAAGATAAGCCACATGGAACAGAGAGAAAAGTTAGGATTGTCTTCAAAGCCTCAGTCAAATCCACGGAA
The window above is part of the Musa acuminata AAA Group cultivar baxijiao chromosome BXJ2-6, Cavendish_Baxijiao_AAA, whole genome shotgun sequence genome. Proteins encoded here:
- the LOC103989002 gene encoding SNAP25 homologous protein SNAP33 isoform X1, with translation MPVSRGAKQRSSDPALSKPNPFDSDSESEMNPKHGMSSSGTATASAAARNRYKNDFRDEGGLENQSVQELESYAAYKAEETTQKVNDCLKIAEVIREDASNTLVMLHQQGEQITRTHETAVSIDQDLSRGEKLLGSLGGFFSRPWKPNKAHQIKGPAPTTDDSLSKKISHMEQREKLGLSSKPQSNPRNYSEPTSAMDKVQMEKAKQDDTLSDLSDVLGQLKGMAVDMGSEMDRQNKALDALHDDVDELNSRVKGANQRARHLLGK
- the LOC103989002 gene encoding SNAP25 homologous protein SNAP33 isoform X2, translating into MPVSRGAKQRSSDPALSKPNPFDSDSESEMNPKHGMSSSGTATAARNRYKNDFRDEGGLENQSVQELESYAAYKAEETTQKVNDCLKIAEVIREDASNTLVMLHQQGEQITRTHETAVSIDQDLSRGEKLLGSLGGFFSRPWKPNKAHQIKGPAPTTDDSLSKKISHMEQREKLGLSSKPQSNPRNYSEPTSAMDKVQMEKAKQDDTLSDLSDVLGQLKGMAVDMGSEMDRQNKALDALHDDVDELNSRVKGANQRARHLLGK